A genomic stretch from Malus domestica chromosome 15, GDT2T_hap1 includes:
- the LOC103401343 gene encoding LOW QUALITY PROTEIN: peptidyl-prolyl cis-trans isomerase CYP40 (The sequence of the model RefSeq protein was modified relative to this genomic sequence to represent the inferred CDS: substituted 1 base at 1 genomic stop codon), giving the protein MGRPRCYLDITIGGELEGRVVVELYNDIVPKTAENFRALCTGERGIGPHTNAPLHYKVVCFHHVIRGFMIQGGDISVGNGSGGELIYGLKFEDENFDIKHERKXMLSMANKGPDTNGSQFFITTTRTSYLDGKHVAFGKVIKGMCVVRSVEHLNTKDGDLLTEEVVISDCGQLPERADEGVCNFFKDCDVYPDWPVDLDTKPDDISWWVTDVGAIKAIGNQQFKQDYKMALRKYRKALRYVDICWELEEIDEEASSSLRKTKSQIFTNSSACRLKLGDLDGALLDTDLALRDWEDNVKALFRQGQTYMALNDIDATVESFKKALELEPNDGGIKKELLVAKKKVANRSEQEKKAYSRMFH; this is encoded by the exons ATGGGGAGGCCAAGGTGCTACTTGGACATAACCATTGGAGGAGAGCTAGAAGGAAGAGTAGTAGTGGAACTCTACAATGACATTGTCCCCAAAACAGCTGAGAATTTCAGAGCTCTCTGCACTGGTGAGAGGGGCATTGGCCCCCACACCAATGCTCCTCTGCATTACAAG GTTGTTTGTTTTCACCACGTTATCAGAGGTTTTATGATACAAGGTGGAGACATTTCGGTAGGAAATGGCAGCGGGGGAGAGTTGATTTATGGGTTGAAGTTTGAAGATGAAaactttgacataaagcatgagAGAAAATAGATGCTATCCATGGCTAATAAGGGCCCTGACACCAATGGCTCTCAGTTTTTCATTACCACCACTCGGACTTCCTATCTTGATGGGAAACATGTTGCGTTTGGGAAggtgatcaagggcatgtgcgTGGTTCGTTCGGTTGAACATTTGAACACGAAAGATGGCGACTTGCTCACCGAAGAAGTCGTTATTTCGGATTGTGGGCAGCTTCCTGAGAGAGCAGATGAGGGGGTGTGTAACTTCTTCAAAGATTGTGATGTTTATCCTGATTGGCCTGTTGATCTTGATACAAAACCAGATGACATTTCTTGGTGGGTCACAGATGTGGGTGCTATTAAGGCCATTGGAAACCAACAGTTCAAG CAAGACTATAAGATGGCCCTTAGAAAGTATCGCAAGGCTTTGCGCTACGTGGATATATGCTGGGAGCTGGAAGAAATTGATGAAG AAGCGAGCTCCTCTTTGCGGAAGACAAAGTCTCAGATATTTACTAATAGCTCA GCTTGTAGGTTGAAATTAGGAGACCTAGATGGAGCATTGTTGGACACTGACCTTGCATTGCGTGACTGGGAAGACAATGTGAAGGCTTTGTTTCGCCAAGGCCAG ACCTATATGGCACTCAATGACATTGACGCTACAGTTGAAAGCTTCAAGAAGGCACTGGAGTTGGAACCAAATGATG gAGGAATTAAGAAAGAGCTTCTGGTTGCTAAGAAGAAG GTTGCTAATAGGTCTGAGCAAGAAAAAAAAGCATATTCAAGAATGTTTCATTGA
- the LOC103431585 gene encoding patatin-like protein 2: MSTGLTKRRTVTVLSIDGGGIRGIIPSTLLAFLESKLQELDGPDARVADYFDIIAGTSTGGLVTTMLAAPNKDNRPMFEAKDINNFYLDHTPKIFPQNSRNNFLTSLTSMVGAVMGPKYDGKYLRTLTNELLGDLTLKQTLTTVLIPTFDIKHLQPVIFSTIDAKEIPLKNAKLSDICVSTSAAPTYLPAHYFEVKDDEGRTRTFDLVDGGVAANNPTMTAISHINKEMLKHNSEPMDATRLLVLSLGTGAAKHEEKYNAATASNWGLINWFFDNGSTPLVDIFGDASSDMVDLHVSTLFQSVHAKDNYLRIQDDTLIGEEASLDIATEKNLKRLVEIGNALLKKPVSRVNLDTGKYEVSKEEGTYEEALIDFAKRLSEGKKLVDKTIN; the protein is encoded by the exons ATGTCGACTGGTTTGACAAAGAGAAGGACGGTGACAGTACTAAGCATTGATGGAGGTGGCATTAGAGGCATAATTCCCAGCACCCTCCTCGCCTTTCTTGAATCCAAGCTTCAG GAATTGGATGGGCCTGATGCAAGAGTCGCAGATTACTTCGACATAATTGCCGGAACAAGCACCGGTGGTCTTGTCACCACCATGCTTGCAGCTCCCAACAAAGACAACAGGCCCATGTTCGAAGCAAAGGATATCAACAACTTCTATTTGGATCACACCCCTAAGATTTTTCCTCAGAATAG TCGTAATAACTTCTTGACATCACTAACAAGTATGGTTGGTGCTGTCATGGGACCAAAATATGATGGAAAGTACCTGCGAACATTGACGAACGAGCTGCTTGGCGATCTCACTCTTAAACAAACCCTAACCACTGTGCTTATTCCAACTTTTGATATTAAGCACCTTCAGCCTGTGATCTTCTCAACCATCGAT GCAAAAGAAATTCCACTGAAAAATGCTAAGCTTTCGGATATCTGCGTTAGTACCTCTGCTGCTCCCACTTATCTCCCCGCTCATTACTTCGAGGTCAAAGATGACGAGGGAAGAACCCGAACTTTTGATCTCGTCGATGGTGGGGTAGCTGCAAACAATCCT ACGATGACGGCCATAAGCCACATAAACAAAGAGATGTTGAAGCATAACTCAGAGCCCATGGATGCGACAAGGTTGCTAGTGCTATCATTGGGCACAGGCGCAGCCAAGCATGAAGAGAAGTATAATGCAGCCACGGCCTCCAACTGGGGTTTGATCAATTGGTTCTTTGACAATGGGAGCACACCTTTGGTAGACATTTTCGGCGATGCAAGTTCCGATATGGTTGACCTTCATGTCTCCACCCTCTTCCAATCCGTCCACGCCAAGGACAACTACCTCCGTATTCAG GATGACACGTTGATCGGCGAGGAGGCATCATTGGACATTGCAACGGAGAAAAATTTGAAAAGGCTTGTTGAGATCGGGAATGCGTTGTTGAAGAAGCCGGTTTCACGGGTGAATTTGGATACCGGAAAGTATGAGGTATCCAAGGAAGAAGGTACCTATGAAGAAGCACTGATTGATTTTGCCAAAAGGCTCTCGGAGGGAAAGAAGCTTGTAGACAAAACAATTAACTGA